A window from Thermomonas aquatica encodes these proteins:
- a CDS encoding DUF6116 family protein: MANPLLAPLLGFLGKLSYPRLFMLTAALFAVDVVVPDFVPFADELLLGLGTLLLANWKKRKDPATPGKPPIDGEASRH, translated from the coding sequence ATGGCCAATCCACTGCTTGCCCCCTTGCTCGGTTTCCTCGGCAAGCTGAGCTATCCACGCCTGTTCATGCTGACCGCGGCGCTGTTCGCGGTTGATGTGGTCGTGCCGGATTTCGTGCCGTTCGCCGACGAATTGCTGCTGGGCCTCGGCACCCTGCTGCTGGCGAACTGGAAGAAGCGCAAGGATCCGGCCACGCCGGGCAAGCCCCCCATCGACGGCGAAGCCAGCCGCCACTGA